In one Chlamydiales bacterium genomic region, the following are encoded:
- a CDS encoding class I SAM-dependent methyltransferase, whose protein sequence is MQETKSNWASVAEQMKNEPPIIFGENVSHCFYREPRKMLNFLSYYKFAAKLIGVGKKVLDIGCDEGLGTVVIGKECGFAKGIDVNEVAIEAARGNFTSSNVEFEVQNVLQKSTQELWDAVISFGFIENVLLENVSKFFKKITSSLKEDGLAVIGTPSLISQQFVSETSKKGYVNIYSPERLEKEMKEHFEFVFMFAANDEVVHAGFLPLAEYLIVVGCKKKNK, encoded by the coding sequence ATGCAAGAGACGAAATCAAATTGGGCTTCTGTAGCTGAACAAATGAAGAATGAGCCTCCAATTATTTTTGGAGAGAATGTATCTCATTGCTTTTATAGAGAGCCAAGAAAAATGTTGAATTTTCTTTCTTATTATAAGTTCGCGGCTAAGTTAATAGGAGTGGGAAAAAAAGTTTTAGATATAGGCTGTGACGAAGGGCTTGGAACGGTTGTTATTGGTAAAGAGTGCGGCTTTGCTAAAGGTATAGATGTTAACGAAGTTGCAATTGAGGCTGCAAGAGGGAATTTTACCTCTTCGAATGTAGAGTTTGAAGTTCAAAATGTTTTGCAAAAAAGTACTCAAGAGCTTTGGGATGCGGTGATCAGCTTTGGTTTCATTGAAAATGTGCTTTTAGAGAATGTTTCTAAGTTTTTTAAGAAGATCACTTCCTCATTAAAAGAGGATGGACTTGCAGTGATTGGCACACCTAGCCTTATCAGTCAACAATTTGTATCTGAAACATCTAAAAAAGGCTATGTGAATATTTATTCTCCAGAAAGGCTTGAAAAAGAGATGAAAGAGCATTTTGAGTTTGTATTTATGTTCGCTGCAAATGACGAAGTTGTACATGCTGGGTTTTTACCGCTTGCAGAGTATCTTATTGTGGTTGGCTGTAAGAAGAAAAATAAGTAA
- a CDS encoding zinc-binding dehydrogenase, translated as MQSLAAVLVELHSPLEFIDLEFPALKRGQVLVKMAFSGICRTQINEIKGFKGKDNYLPHTLGHEGSAVVMEVGEGVSKVKPGDHVVTTWIKGSGLEERSVVYKHKNMQVNSGAISTFMDYSIISENRLVPIPKDFSLREAALFGCAIPTGAGIIFNDLRLQKGSTVAIFGVGGIGLSAVLAAYAKEAEIIIAVDMEDDKLLIAKKMGATHTINAGKENVLDEISKITKNVGLDYAVESAGYKNVMEVAFKAVKDKGGVCVLAGNVPFGTCIECDPFDFIKGKKMIGSWGGGVDPDRDIPLFLDLFMKRKMNLSEMITHDVPLEELNEAIQMVEDRKAARALIHFG; from the coding sequence ATGCAATCATTAGCTGCTGTATTAGTGGAATTACATTCTCCTCTAGAGTTTATAGATCTTGAATTTCCTGCTTTAAAGAGAGGGCAAGTATTAGTAAAAATGGCCTTTAGTGGTATTTGTAGAACTCAAATTAATGAAATTAAAGGATTTAAAGGAAAAGACAACTATCTTCCACACACTCTTGGCCATGAGGGGTCAGCAGTTGTTATGGAAGTAGGAGAAGGAGTTTCTAAAGTAAAGCCTGGAGATCATGTTGTTACAACGTGGATAAAGGGAAGTGGTTTAGAAGAGAGATCTGTGGTTTATAAACATAAGAATATGCAAGTTAATTCTGGCGCTATTAGCACCTTTATGGATTATTCTATTATCTCTGAAAATCGCTTAGTGCCCATCCCTAAAGATTTTTCTTTAAGAGAGGCTGCATTGTTTGGATGTGCAATTCCAACGGGTGCAGGTATCATTTTTAATGATTTAAGATTACAAAAAGGTTCTACTGTAGCTATTTTTGGAGTGGGTGGGATAGGGTTAAGTGCTGTTCTTGCTGCATATGCAAAGGAAGCCGAAATCATTATTGCTGTAGACATGGAAGATGATAAGTTGTTAATAGCAAAAAAAATGGGTGCTACACATACAATTAATGCTGGAAAAGAAAATGTTTTAGATGAGATTTCTAAAATTACAAAAAATGTTGGTTTAGATTATGCAGTAGAGTCCGCTGGATATAAAAATGTAATGGAAGTGGCTTTTAAAGCTGTAAAAGATAAAGGTGGTGTATGTGTGCTTGCTGGAAACGTACCTTTTGGAACATGTATAGAATGTGATCCTTTTGATTTTATTAAAGGAAAAAAAATGATAGGTAGTTGGGGTGGTGGTGTGGACCCTGATAGAGACATCCCCTTATTTTTGGATCTTTTTATGAAGAGAAAGATGAATTTATCAGAAATGATTACACATGATGTTCCTCTTGAAGAGCTTAACGAGGCAATTCAGATGGTTGAAGACAGGAAAGCTGCAAGAGCATTAATTCATTTTGGATGA
- a CDS encoding phytanoyl-CoA dioxygenase family protein yields the protein MDHLLDHFLENGWIVLDLLNPLPVIEAREGLQGQLNALLQKNVPLEEYHNIAEQDAFHTDIQVKMTQFFREQKYAREILKGQKQFFKELLGRDLLIQANPYLRMTRPFKKQDNIGYHRDTFYGGSPYEVSVLVPFVDLKAESSLKVMSKSHYFSESLFPTFKVENEDKQVTKGSAKHQLGFLYAPKLMDPAIEEQMQAVPLKMGQALLFSLATVHGSVENRGDITRWSSDMRVLNALAPVDLSARPDYYETLCLSPVTASVKKYEQANREA from the coding sequence ATGGATCATTTGTTAGATCATTTTTTAGAAAATGGTTGGATCGTTCTGGATCTTCTGAACCCATTGCCTGTAATTGAGGCAAGAGAGGGGCTGCAGGGGCAATTAAATGCTTTGTTACAAAAGAATGTGCCTCTTGAAGAATATCATAATATAGCAGAGCAAGATGCTTTTCATACCGATATACAAGTAAAAATGACTCAGTTTTTTCGAGAACAGAAGTATGCAAGAGAAATCCTAAAAGGTCAGAAGCAGTTTTTCAAAGAGCTTTTAGGAAGGGATTTACTGATTCAAGCAAATCCTTATCTTAGAATGACTCGCCCATTTAAAAAACAAGATAATATAGGATATCATCGGGATACATTTTATGGAGGATCTCCTTATGAAGTATCTGTGCTTGTACCTTTTGTTGATTTAAAAGCAGAAAGTAGCTTGAAAGTTATGTCAAAATCACATTATTTCTCTGAGTCTCTTTTTCCAACATTTAAAGTAGAAAATGAAGATAAGCAAGTGACTAAGGGATCTGCTAAGCATCAGTTGGGCTTCTTATATGCTCCAAAGCTTATGGACCCTGCAATAGAAGAACAGATGCAAGCAGTTCCATTAAAAATGGGCCAGGCACTGCTTTTTAGTCTGGCTACAGTACATGGAAGTGTTGAAAATAGAGGTGATATTACAAGATGGAGCTCAGATATGCGTGTTTTAAATGCGCTAGCTCCAGTGGATCTGAGTGCGCGTCCAGATTATTACGAAACGCTGTGTCTGTCACCTGTGACAGCATCAGTAAAAAAATATGAGCAAGCTAATAGGGAGGCTTAA